Proteins encoded in a region of the Cytobacillus luteolus genome:
- a CDS encoding ABC transporter permease subunit, producing MNMYLHELRVYRKSTIIWTLAQMSLVVLFLAIFPSFASDAQAFKEMLEGFPEELRKAIGLSVDSIATVIGFYSYIFLYLKLCGAIQAMNLGTSLVSKETSEKTADFLLTKPVTRYQILSAKLLAAFTSLIVTNVFFIGTTIMMAIFVSEKEFNVTVLFLIAVSLFLMQLIFLSIGVIVSVVFPKIKSVISVSLGTVFGFFMVAMVSSAMDDTALRYITPFNYFNTSYIIENASYEGSFLLVGGLIIVAAISASFYIYHKRDVHTV from the coding sequence ATGAATATGTATCTTCATGAATTACGGGTATATCGTAAGTCCACGATTATATGGACTTTGGCTCAGATGTCACTCGTCGTCCTATTCCTTGCGATTTTCCCTTCTTTTGCAAGTGACGCTCAAGCCTTTAAGGAAATGTTAGAGGGCTTTCCAGAAGAGTTGCGTAAAGCAATTGGACTATCGGTTGATAGTATCGCAACAGTGATAGGTTTCTACTCTTATATATTCTTATATTTAAAGCTTTGTGGTGCTATTCAAGCAATGAATCTAGGAACATCATTGGTATCTAAAGAAACGAGTGAAAAGACAGCGGACTTCCTACTGACAAAGCCAGTTACTCGTTATCAGATTTTATCAGCAAAATTACTAGCGGCTTTCACATCACTTATCGTTACGAATGTCTTTTTCATAGGAACCACTATAATGATGGCAATATTCGTAAGCGAGAAGGAGTTCAACGTAACAGTCTTATTCTTAATAGCCGTAAGCTTATTTTTAATGCAGCTTATTTTCCTATCAATAGGAGTGATTGTTTCTGTGGTATTTCCAAAAATAAAATCTGTTATATCTGTCTCATTAGGGACTGTGTTTGGATTTTTTATGGTTGCGATGGTAAGCTCGGCGATGGATGACACGGCTTTAAGATACATTACGCCTTTTAATTACTTTAATACAAGTTATATTATTGAAAACGCAAGCTATGAAGGGTCATTTTTATTAGTTGGTGGATTAATCATTGTTGCAGCTATTTCTGCAAGTTTCTATATTTATCACAAAAGAGATGTTCATACTGTTTAG